From Pseudomonas fluorescens, one genomic window encodes:
- a CDS encoding helix-turn-helix transcriptional regulator, with translation MHDVLLTHEALASVGLDLTRYNELVGEIYDGALEPKRMAHALRSFLKLFDANFVTLILRVPDQPDTGLMIIVGEIEGAGEINYMTYPQTNSPFGNQPLDQVFTVDDIMTATQWEQHGYFKTFCGPHDVYHLMGADISTPDGGKLRFRMTRPKRSPNFSGHERALCASFLPHLRRASQLHNLLDRSESIGELYSQAISRLSVATLVLDESGSVLQSNPVAEEILARSDGLKLVGGRLEATYPSDNRELQRLIRGAFDPDAPKGAEAMSVTRPSGLVNLGVVVESIPCLDWAEEKGQPAALVYIRDASSKSLASEVVTKQLFNLTRAETALAMELANGLSLEEAAEVLNIRRNTARAHLRSIFSKTGVRRQTELVRIMLNSVVALGKPKLALKVVDKIKVPPPKLAVPVYRQA, from the coding sequence ATGCATGATGTTCTGTTGACCCATGAAGCCCTGGCGAGTGTCGGCCTGGACCTCACGCGCTACAACGAGTTGGTGGGGGAGATCTATGACGGCGCGCTGGAACCCAAGCGCATGGCCCACGCCCTCAGGAGTTTTCTCAAACTCTTTGACGCCAATTTTGTCACCCTGATTCTGCGGGTGCCGGACCAGCCTGACACCGGCCTGATGATTATCGTCGGCGAGATCGAGGGGGCCGGTGAAATCAACTACATGACCTACCCGCAGACCAACTCGCCGTTCGGCAACCAGCCGCTGGACCAGGTGTTCACGGTGGACGACATCATGACCGCGACGCAGTGGGAGCAGCACGGCTACTTCAAGACCTTTTGCGGCCCCCATGACGTGTATCACCTGATGGGCGCCGATATTTCCACCCCGGACGGCGGCAAACTGCGCTTTCGCATGACTCGCCCCAAGCGTTCGCCGAACTTCAGCGGCCACGAGCGGGCACTCTGCGCCAGCTTCCTGCCGCACCTGCGCCGCGCCTCGCAACTGCATAACCTGCTGGATCGCAGCGAGTCGATCGGCGAGTTGTACTCCCAGGCCATCAGCCGCCTGTCGGTGGCGACCCTGGTGCTCGACGAGAGCGGCAGCGTACTGCAGAGCAACCCGGTGGCCGAGGAAATTCTTGCCCGCTCTGACGGCCTGAAGCTGGTGGGCGGGCGCCTGGAGGCGACTTATCCGAGCGACAACCGCGAGCTGCAACGGCTGATCCGTGGCGCCTTTGACCCGGATGCGCCAAAAGGGGCCGAAGCCATGTCGGTGACCCGGCCGTCGGGCCTGGTCAACCTGGGGGTGGTGGTCGAATCGATTCCCTGTCTCGATTGGGCGGAAGAGAAGGGCCAGCCGGCGGCGTTGGTGTACATCCGCGACGCGTCGAGCAAATCCCTGGCCAGCGAAGTGGTGACCAAGCAGTTGTTCAACCTGACCCGGGCCGAAACCGCCCTGGCCATGGAGTTGGCCAACGGTTTGTCGCTGGAGGAGGCCGCCGAAGTCCTGAATATCCGCCGCAACACCGCGCGGGCGCATTTGCGTTCGATCTTCTCCAAGACCGGCGTGCGCCGTCAGACCGAGCTGGTGCGGATCATGCTCAACAGCGTGGTCGCCCTGGGCAAACCCAAGCTGGCGCTAAAGGTGGTGGATAAAATCAAGGTGCCGCCGCCCAAGCTGGCCGTACCGGTCTATCGCCAGGCTTGA
- a CDS encoding SDR family oxidoreductase, producing the protein MPTTAITGSASGIGAAVAAALRAAGHQVIGIDRGNAEVLADLSTAQGRDAAIHQVLELSGGVLDGLICCAGVGVTAPNCGLVLAVNYFGVSQLLDGLQGALARGQQGAALVIGSVAATHCGPDGQPLIEAMLAGDEQQALALANSLGQPHVAYAASKAAITQQARRLAVVWGKQGLRLNVVAPGAVETPLHQASLDDARFGQATRDFVAPLGRAGRPEEIAAVVAFLQSAQASFVHGSLVFVDGGMDAMVRAARF; encoded by the coding sequence ATGCCAACAACAGCTATTACCGGCAGCGCGTCGGGCATCGGCGCGGCCGTCGCTGCTGCCCTGCGTGCCGCCGGGCATCAGGTCATCGGTATCGATCGCGGTAACGCCGAAGTGCTTGCCGATCTGTCGACTGCGCAAGGTCGCGACGCGGCCATCCATCAGGTCCTTGAACTCAGCGGCGGGGTGCTCGACGGCCTGATCTGCTGCGCCGGGGTTGGCGTAACGGCGCCCAACTGCGGGCTGGTGTTGGCGGTCAATTATTTTGGCGTCAGTCAGTTACTCGACGGTCTGCAGGGCGCCCTGGCGCGGGGACAACAGGGGGCGGCATTGGTCATCGGTTCGGTGGCAGCGACCCATTGCGGGCCGGATGGCCAGCCGCTGATCGAAGCCATGCTGGCGGGCGATGAGCAGCAGGCACTGGCGTTGGCCAACAGCCTCGGCCAGCCCCATGTGGCCTATGCCGCGTCGAAAGCCGCGATCACTCAACAGGCCCGGCGCCTGGCAGTGGTGTGGGGTAAGCAGGGCCTGCGGCTTAACGTGGTGGCGCCGGGCGCGGTGGAAACGCCGCTGCACCAGGCGTCGCTGGACGATGCCCGGTTTGGCCAGGCGACCCGGGATTTTGTCGCACCGCTGGGACGTGCCGGTCGACCCGAAGAGATCGCTGCCGTGGTAGCGTTCCTGCAATCGGCGCAAGCGTCGTTTGTCCATGGCAGCTTGGTATTTGTCGATGGCGGCATGGACGCCATGGTCCGCGCCGCGCGCTTCTAA
- a CDS encoding SDR family NAD(P)-dependent oxidoreductase, with product MNKVAFITGASRGIGREAALAFARAGFDVAISARTLNEGEQHEHALRDAAGAPLAGSLNGTAEALRELGGRVLVVPMDLLDSASALAACAAVLAEFGRIDVLINNAIYQGSDLNAGFMELQPQTLERMFQGYILTPFLLTRAVTEHMVTRGGGVVINVTSGAGESDPPVAAGKGGWGYAYGAGKAAVSRLSGVLTTELGAQGVCAYTLNPGVVTTEALKATIGDKGLIALRAGSAPPEVPAAVMLWLATAEQAPEFQRRTIAAQPFALEQGIVADWR from the coding sequence ATGAACAAGGTGGCATTCATTACCGGCGCCAGCCGGGGTATCGGTCGCGAGGCGGCACTGGCATTCGCCCGCGCCGGTTTCGACGTGGCCATCAGCGCACGCACGCTGAATGAGGGCGAGCAACATGAGCATGCCCTGCGTGACGCCGCCGGTGCGCCGCTGGCCGGCAGTCTCAACGGCACCGCCGAGGCCTTGCGCGAGCTGGGCGGCCGGGTGCTGGTGGTGCCGATGGACCTGCTCGACAGCGCCTCGGCCCTGGCGGCCTGTGCAGCGGTGCTGGCCGAGTTTGGGCGCATCGATGTGTTGATCAACAACGCGATCTATCAGGGTAGCGACCTCAACGCCGGCTTCATGGAGTTGCAGCCACAGACCCTGGAGCGGATGTTCCAGGGCTACATCCTGACCCCGTTCCTACTGACCCGGGCCGTGACCGAACACATGGTGACGCGCGGCGGCGGGGTGGTGATCAACGTCACCTCCGGCGCTGGTGAGAGCGATCCACCGGTGGCGGCGGGCAAGGGCGGTTGGGGCTATGCCTATGGCGCGGGCAAGGCGGCGGTGTCGCGGCTGTCCGGAGTGCTGACCACCGAGCTGGGGGCGCAGGGTGTGTGTGCCTATACCCTGAATCCAGGTGTAGTCACCACCGAAGCGCTGAAGGCGACCATTGGTGATAAAGGCTTGATCGCTTTGCGCGCCGGCAGCGCTCCACCCGAAGTACCGGCGGCGGTGATGCTGTGGCTGGCGACCGCCGAACAGGCCCCTGAGTTTCAGCGGCGGACCATTGCGGCACAGCCGTTTGCGCTGGAGCAGGGGATTGTGGCTGACTGGCGATAA
- the dmpG gene encoding 4-hydroxy-2-oxovalerate aldolase → MDLRGKSITVHDMCLRDGMHPKRHQISLQQMKDIACGLDAAGVPLIEVTHGDGLGGSSVNYGFPAHTDEEYLSAVIPLMKKAKVSALLLPGIGTVDHLKMAHEIGVNTIRVATHCTEADVSEQHISHARNLGMDTVGFLMMAHMNSPEGLVKQGLLMESYGANCIYLTDSAGYLLPHDVSARVAAMRTALKPGTEIGFHGHHNLSMGVSNSIAAIAAGANRIDAACAGLGAGAGNTPMEVLVAVCDRMGIETGVSVFGIQDVAEDLVVPIMDFPIRSDRDALTMGYAGVYGSFLLFAKRAEKKYGVSAREILVEMGRRGMVGGQEDMIEDTAMTLARQRRQA, encoded by the coding sequence ATGGATCTTCGCGGCAAAAGCATCACCGTTCACGACATGTGCCTGCGCGACGGCATGCACCCCAAGCGCCACCAGATCAGCCTGCAACAGATGAAGGACATCGCCTGTGGCCTCGATGCCGCCGGCGTGCCGCTGATCGAAGTGACCCACGGTGACGGCCTCGGCGGCAGCTCGGTCAACTACGGTTTCCCGGCGCACACCGATGAGGAATATCTGTCGGCGGTGATCCCGCTGATGAAAAAAGCCAAGGTCTCGGCCCTGCTGTTGCCCGGCATCGGCACTGTCGACCACCTGAAAATGGCCCATGAAATCGGAGTCAACACCATCCGTGTGGCCACCCATTGCACCGAGGCTGACGTCAGCGAACAGCACATCTCCCATGCGCGCAACCTCGGCATGGACACCGTCGGCTTCCTGATGATGGCCCACATGAACAGCCCCGAAGGCCTGGTCAAGCAGGGCCTGCTGATGGAAAGCTATGGCGCCAACTGCATCTACCTCACCGACTCCGCCGGCTACTTGCTGCCCCATGACGTCAGCGCCCGCGTCGCCGCGATGCGCACCGCCCTCAAGCCGGGAACCGAGATTGGCTTTCATGGGCATCACAATTTGTCGATGGGTGTGTCCAACTCGATCGCCGCGATTGCCGCCGGGGCTAACCGCATCGACGCCGCATGTGCAGGGCTTGGAGCCGGTGCCGGCAATACGCCGATGGAAGTGTTGGTGGCGGTGTGTGACCGCATGGGTATCGAGACCGGCGTCAGCGTGTTCGGCATCCAGGACGTGGCCGAGGACCTGGTGGTGCCGATCATGGACTTCCCGATCCGCAGCGACCGCGACGCACTGACCATGGGTTACGCCGGGGTCTATGGCTCGTTCCTGCTGTTTGCCAAGCGTGCCGAGAAAAAGTACGGCGTGTCGGCCCGGGAGATCCTCGTGGAAATGGGTCGCCGCGGTATGGTCGGTGGCCAGGAAGACATGATCGAAGACACCGCCATGACCCTGGCCCGGCAGCGTCGGCAGGCATAA
- a CDS encoding acetaldehyde dehydrogenase (acetylating) produces the protein MSKKIKCALIGPGNIGTDLLYKLMRSDVLEPVWMVGIDATSEGLARARELGLKTTADGVDGLLPHVLEDQIQIAFDATSAYVHAQNSRKLNALGVLMIDLTPAAIGPYCVPPVNLKAQLGLGVMNVNMVTCGGQATIPLVAAVSSVQPVEYAEIIATAASKSVGPGTRKNIDEFTRTTSSAVEKVGGAKKGKAIIIINPAEPPLIMRDTVHCLTESEPDQSAITAAIEAMIAQVQRYVPGYKLVNGPVFDGNRVSVFMEVEGLGDYLPKYAGNLDIMTAAAARTAEMFAEEILKGELVLQATAQPAHA, from the coding sequence ATGAGCAAAAAAATCAAATGCGCGCTGATCGGACCGGGCAATATCGGCACCGACCTGCTGTACAAACTGATGCGCAGCGACGTGCTGGAGCCGGTGTGGATGGTCGGCATCGACGCAACCTCCGAAGGCCTGGCCCGCGCCCGCGAACTGGGCCTGAAAACCACCGCCGACGGTGTTGACGGCCTGCTGCCCCACGTTCTCGAAGACCAGATCCAGATCGCCTTCGACGCCACGTCGGCCTACGTGCATGCGCAAAACTCGCGCAAGCTCAATGCCCTCGGGGTGTTAATGATCGACCTGACGCCGGCGGCCATCGGCCCGTATTGCGTGCCGCCGGTCAACCTCAAGGCGCAGCTGGGCCTGGGGGTAATGAACGTCAACATGGTCACCTGCGGCGGCCAGGCGACCATCCCGCTGGTGGCCGCCGTGTCCAGCGTGCAGCCGGTGGAATACGCGGAAATCATTGCCACGGCCGCCTCCAAATCGGTGGGTCCGGGCACCCGCAAGAACATCGACGAGTTCACCCGCACCACCTCCAGCGCCGTGGAAAAAGTCGGCGGTGCAAAGAAAGGCAAGGCGATCATTATCATCAACCCCGCCGAGCCGCCGTTGATCATGCGCGACACCGTGCATTGCCTGACCGAAAGCGAGCCTGACCAGTCGGCAATTACCGCCGCCATCGAAGCGATGATCGCCCAGGTGCAGCGCTATGTGCCCGGCTACAAGCTGGTCAACGGTCCGGTGTTCGACGGCAACCGGGTGTCGGTCTTCATGGAGGTCGAAGGCCTCGGCGACTACCTGCCCAAGTACGCTGGCAACCTCGACATCATGACCGCCGCCGCTGCGCGCACCGCCGAGATGTTCGCCGAGGAAATCCTCAAGGGCGAGCTGGTCCTGCAAGCCACTGCCCAACCCGCCCACGCATAA
- a CDS encoding fumarylacetoacetate hydrolase family protein — translation MDAHLINALGAELFNALRNRQTLAPLTQRYPDITLEQAYQISLQFLQRREALGERVIGKKIGVTSRAVQEMLDVHQPDFGFLTNAMQVEDRSDVSLSRYNLIQPRAEGEIAFILGEDLQGPGISAEDVLAASQWVAPCFEIVDSRITDWQIRIQDTVADNASCGVFALGSQRIDPRSLDLAAVHMQLLKNGGPAGAGLGSAVQGHPCAAVAWLANTLGELGIPFRRGEIILSGALAPLVPVVAGDRISLSMSGLGETSLRFVP, via the coding sequence ATGGACGCCCACCTGATCAACGCGCTCGGCGCCGAACTGTTCAACGCCCTGCGCAACCGCCAGACCCTGGCCCCCCTGACCCAACGCTACCCGGACATCACCCTGGAGCAGGCCTACCAGATTTCCCTCCAGTTCCTGCAACGCCGCGAAGCCCTCGGCGAGCGGGTGATTGGCAAGAAAATCGGGGTCACCAGCCGCGCCGTGCAGGAGATGCTCGATGTCCACCAACCAGACTTCGGCTTCCTCACCAACGCCATGCAGGTCGAGGATCGCAGCGATGTCAGCCTGTCCCGCTACAACCTGATCCAGCCGCGGGCCGAAGGCGAAATCGCGTTTATTCTCGGCGAAGATTTGCAAGGCCCGGGGATCAGCGCCGAAGACGTGCTGGCCGCCAGTCAATGGGTGGCGCCGTGCTTTGAAATCGTCGACTCGCGGATCACCGACTGGCAGATCCGCATCCAGGACACCGTGGCCGACAACGCCTCCTGCGGGGTGTTCGCCCTCGGCAGCCAGCGCATCGATCCACGCTCGCTGGACCTGGCCGCCGTGCACATGCAACTGCTGAAAAACGGCGGGCCGGCAGGCGCAGGCCTTGGCTCGGCGGTGCAGGGCCACCCTTGCGCAGCGGTGGCCTGGCTGGCCAATACCCTGGGCGAACTGGGCATTCCGTTCCGCCGTGGCGAAATCATTCTCTCCGGCGCCCTGGCGCCACTGGTGCCGGTGGTCGCGGGTGATCGCATCAGCCTGAGCATGAGCGGCCTCGGTGAAACCAGCCTGCGTTTTGTTCCTTGA
- a CDS encoding glucose 1-dehydrogenase, which translates to MSILQRFQMPGSVAIVTGSGRGIGRAIALAYAEAGADVVCSARSLAEVEAVAEEVRGLGRRALAIACDVNDAGQRQALVRQSVEQLGRITHLVNNVGGGGPNDPLSMTPEQFAQVLTFNVATSYAFCQLCVPLMREAGGGNIINISSVAARYAQRHFSAYGTAKAALSHLTRLLAQDFAPQIRVNAVAPGPTLTEALNGVMPSAMREVMENNTPLKCLGSPQDIAAAALYLASPASAWVTGKVIDVDGGADSSVWPG; encoded by the coding sequence ATGAGTATTTTGCAGCGTTTCCAGATGCCCGGCAGCGTCGCCATCGTCACCGGCAGTGGCCGGGGGATTGGTCGGGCGATTGCCCTGGCGTATGCCGAAGCCGGTGCCGATGTGGTGTGCTCGGCACGGTCGCTGGCCGAGGTCGAGGCGGTCGCCGAGGAGGTTCGCGGACTCGGTCGACGCGCGCTGGCCATTGCCTGTGACGTCAACGATGCCGGGCAACGCCAGGCCCTGGTGCGCCAGAGCGTCGAACAACTCGGGCGCATCACCCACCTGGTCAACAACGTCGGCGGCGGTGGCCCCAACGACCCGCTGAGTATGACCCCCGAACAATTCGCCCAGGTGCTGACCTTCAACGTCGCCACCAGCTACGCCTTCTGCCAATTGTGCGTACCGCTGATGCGCGAGGCCGGCGGCGGCAACATCATCAACATCAGCTCGGTGGCCGCGCGTTACGCCCAGCGCCATTTCAGCGCCTACGGCACCGCCAAGGCCGCCCTCAGCCACCTGACCCGCCTGCTGGCCCAGGACTTCGCGCCACAGATCCGGGTCAACGCCGTGGCCCCCGGCCCGACCTTGACCGAAGCGCTCAACGGCGTAATGCCCAGCGCCATGCGCGAAGTCATGGAAAACAACACCCCGCTCAAATGCCTGGGCAGCCCGCAGGACATCGCCGCCGCCGCACTCTACCTGGCCAGCCCGGCATCGGCCTGGGTCACCGGCAAGGTCATCGATGTCGATGGCGGTGCCGACTCCTCGGTCTGGCCTGGCTAA
- a CDS encoding acyl-CoA dehydrogenase family protein has translation MHSMREKTQDECDLLDRARRLVPMLKARTAQADKDLKVPVESVLELQSAGLLRALQPRAFGGYEVDPRTFFEIQTILAEGCMSTAWIYGVMGVHPWQLARYPIETQREVWGDDHSALICSTYMPAAQVTVVEGGYRISGRWGFSSGSEHCQWVFLGGILPPDGELAAEHGTFLLPSSDYRIERNWDVMGLRGTGSHDIVVEDVFVPAHRVQRTNNWTLEATPGRLVNTNPIYAIPFAQVFSRAVSTSAIGALQGAINEFRDNAAKHIGKHGARTADDPVAQTAVAEAMITVDSLRLVLERNYQHLMDLARAGDYPDTETRLLYRYQSAYVTNICAERANDLLRSMAASGLYNTNPVARLFRDLHQARGHIANNYMAYGRSYGAVMLGLPNPDPYV, from the coding sequence ATGCACAGCATGCGAGAAAAGACCCAGGACGAGTGTGATCTGCTGGACCGTGCGCGGCGTCTGGTGCCGATGCTCAAGGCACGCACGGCGCAGGCCGACAAGGATTTGAAAGTGCCGGTGGAAAGCGTCCTCGAATTGCAGTCCGCCGGATTGTTGAGGGCTCTGCAGCCACGGGCGTTTGGCGGTTATGAAGTGGACCCGCGGACCTTCTTCGAGATCCAGACCATCCTCGCCGAGGGCTGCATGTCCACCGCCTGGATCTACGGTGTGATGGGCGTTCACCCCTGGCAACTGGCGCGTTACCCGATCGAAACCCAGCGCGAAGTCTGGGGCGATGACCACAGCGCGCTGATTTGCTCGACTTATATGCCAGCGGCTCAGGTCACAGTGGTCGAAGGTGGCTACCGGATCAGCGGACGCTGGGGTTTCTCCAGCGGCAGTGAACACTGCCAATGGGTGTTCCTCGGCGGCATCCTGCCACCCGACGGCGAACTGGCGGCCGAGCACGGTACCTTCCTGTTGCCGAGCAGTGACTACCGCATCGAGCGCAATTGGGACGTGATGGGCCTGCGCGGCACCGGCAGCCACGACATCGTGGTTGAGGACGTTTTTGTCCCGGCCCATCGCGTGCAACGCACCAACAACTGGACCCTCGAAGCGACCCCGGGGCGTCTGGTCAATACCAACCCGATCTACGCGATACCGTTCGCCCAGGTGTTCTCCCGCGCGGTATCAACCTCGGCGATTGGCGCCCTGCAAGGCGCGATCAACGAGTTCCGCGACAACGCCGCCAAGCACATCGGCAAGCATGGCGCGCGCACTGCCGATGATCCGGTGGCGCAAACCGCTGTGGCCGAGGCGATGATCACCGTCGACAGCCTGCGCCTGGTGCTCGAGCGTAACTACCAGCACCTGATGGACCTGGCCCGTGCCGGCGACTACCCGGACACTGAGACCCGCCTGCTGTACCGCTACCAGTCGGCCTACGTCACCAACATCTGCGCCGAGCGCGCCAATGACCTGCTGCGCAGCATGGCCGCCTCCGGGCTGTACAACACCAATCCGGTGGCGCGGCTGTTCCGTGACCTGCACCAGGCCCGTGGGCATATCGCCAACAACTACATGGCCTACGGACGCAGCTACGGCGCGGTGATGCTCGGCCTGCCCAACCCCGACCCCTATGTCTGA
- a CDS encoding ferredoxin--NADP reductase: MNHYLPLRVAQVIEETADACSVVFDVPEHLGERFRYQPGQFLTLRVPYEGGWLPRCYSLSSTPLLDEPLRITIKRVQDGRASNWLCRELQEGQILEVLPPAGVFVPRNLDGDLLLFGGGSGVTPVLSILRSALLAGSGRVLLIYANRDEASVIFKEELKFLASVHPQRLQVLHWLDSVQGIPSVGQLAELARPFIDAEAFICGPGPFMDASVSALKSLGMPEYRVHVERFVSLPGEGEQLPVSSSEAAVAAQLAVRLDGEDFELPCDSGETVLAAMERAGLKPPSACRVGGCASCMCTLDSGEVEMLLNDALDSGELADGWILACQAVPTSAQLRIRFPE; the protein is encoded by the coding sequence ATGAACCATTATCTTCCCCTGCGCGTGGCGCAAGTGATCGAGGAAACCGCCGACGCCTGCTCGGTGGTATTCGACGTGCCCGAGCACCTGGGCGAACGTTTTCGTTATCAACCCGGACAGTTCCTGACCTTGCGCGTGCCCTACGAGGGCGGTTGGCTGCCCCGTTGTTATTCGTTGTCGAGCACGCCACTGCTGGATGAGCCATTGCGCATCACCATCAAACGGGTGCAGGACGGACGCGCCTCCAACTGGCTGTGCCGTGAACTGCAGGAAGGCCAGATTCTTGAGGTGCTGCCACCGGCCGGGGTTTTCGTGCCGCGCAATCTGGACGGCGACCTGCTGTTGTTCGGCGGCGGTAGCGGGGTGACGCCGGTGCTGTCGATCCTGCGTTCGGCGTTGCTCGCCGGCAGCGGTCGGGTGCTGTTGATCTACGCCAACCGCGATGAAGCCTCGGTGATTTTCAAGGAGGAATTGAAGTTCCTCGCCAGCGTCCATCCCCAGCGCCTGCAAGTGCTGCACTGGCTCGACTCGGTGCAAGGCATCCCCAGCGTCGGCCAACTGGCGGAACTGGCGCGGCCGTTTATCGATGCCGAGGCCTTTATCTGCGGTCCGGGGCCGTTCATGGACGCCAGCGTCAGCGCCCTGAAAAGCCTCGGCATGCCGGAGTACCGAGTGCATGTCGAACGCTTCGTTTCGCTGCCCGGCGAGGGTGAGCAACTGCCAGTGAGCAGCAGCGAGGCAGCGGTGGCCGCGCAGTTGGCGGTGCGCCTGGATGGCGAGGATTTCGAGTTGCCCTGCGACAGCGGCGAAACCGTGCTCGCCGCCATGGAGCGTGCCGGCCTCAAACCGCCCAGCGCCTGCCGCGTCGGTGGTTGTGCCTCGTGCATGTGCACCCTGGACAGCGGCGAAGTCGAGATGCTGCTCAACGACGCCCTGGACAGCGGCGAGCTGGCCGATGGCTGGATCCTCGCCTGTCAGGCCGTGCCCACCAGCGCGCAATTGCGTATCCGCTTTCCCGAATGA
- a CDS encoding FadD3 family acyl-CoA ligase yields the protein MNQSLNPAAPPVTLAQLVFASAERFAGRTAIEDNGQCIDFAQLPERVMAFARGLMALGIQAGDRVGIWAPNSAEWILAALGIQCAGAVLVPINTRMKGLEAADVLERSGCRVLFVQQRFLNVDYPTLLAAHRPASLEHLLIFEGDAPALATDLSLEQFLLGAATVDVERALQRAMAISPEAMCDLLFTSGTTGKPKGVMSGHGQNLRAFSEYVKVIGLLPGDRYLIVNPFFHAFGYKAGWLTCLIGGATILPHAVFDAEQVFQRIARERISVLPGAPTLYLSLLAHPQLKQTDLSSLRIAVTGSASIPPSLIERMRNELGFAVVTTAYGLTECGGLATICDPQDSAQVIAGTSGRPIAGTEVSIRDPENQALDAGQTGEICLRGFHIMQGYFQNPQATAEAIDSDGWLHTGDVGRLDAAGNLIITDRLKDMFIVGGFNCYPAEIEAALIRHPAIAQVAVVGIADERMGEVGCACVVLRDGALLDEAQLIAWSREQMANYKVPRQVRFFSALPLNPSSKVAKNELRAALADAVV from the coding sequence ATGAATCAGAGCCTGAACCCCGCCGCACCCCCTGTCACCCTGGCCCAACTGGTGTTCGCCAGCGCCGAACGTTTTGCCGGGCGCACCGCCATCGAGGACAACGGCCAGTGCATCGACTTCGCCCAGTTGCCTGAGCGGGTCATGGCCTTTGCCCGAGGCTTGATGGCCCTGGGTATCCAGGCCGGGGACCGCGTCGGCATCTGGGCGCCGAACAGCGCCGAGTGGATTCTCGCCGCGCTGGGCATTCAATGCGCCGGAGCGGTGCTGGTGCCGATCAACACGCGGATGAAGGGCCTGGAGGCTGCCGATGTGCTGGAGCGCAGCGGCTGCCGGGTGCTGTTTGTCCAGCAGCGTTTCCTCAACGTCGACTACCCGACGCTGCTGGCGGCCCATCGTCCGGCCAGCCTTGAGCATCTGCTGATTTTCGAAGGCGATGCACCGGCGCTGGCCACGGACCTGAGCCTTGAACAGTTCCTGCTGGGCGCCGCAACCGTCGATGTCGAACGGGCTTTGCAGCGCGCCATGGCAATCAGTCCCGAGGCCATGTGCGACCTGCTGTTCACCTCCGGTACCACCGGCAAACCCAAGGGTGTGATGAGCGGCCATGGCCAGAACCTGCGGGCCTTCAGCGAATATGTGAAAGTCATCGGCCTGCTGCCGGGTGACCGCTACCTGATCGTCAATCCGTTTTTTCACGCCTTTGGCTACAAGGCCGGCTGGCTGACTTGCCTGATTGGCGGGGCGACTATCCTGCCCCATGCGGTGTTCGATGCCGAGCAGGTGTTCCAGCGCATCGCCCGTGAGCGCATCAGTGTGCTGCCCGGCGCGCCGACCCTGTACCTGTCGCTGCTGGCCCATCCGCAACTCAAGCAGACCGATCTGTCGAGCCTGCGCATTGCCGTCACCGGTTCGGCGAGCATTCCGCCGAGCCTAATCGAGCGCATGCGCAACGAGCTGGGTTTTGCCGTGGTCACCACCGCCTACGGCCTGACCGAGTGCGGCGGGCTGGCGACCATCTGCGATCCGCAGGACTCGGCGCAGGTCATCGCCGGCACCAGCGGCCGCCCGATCGCCGGTACCGAAGTGAGCATCCGCGACCCCGAAAACCAGGCGCTGGACGCCGGGCAGACCGGGGAAATCTGCCTGCGCGGCTTCCACATCATGCAGGGCTATTTCCAGAACCCCCAGGCCACCGCCGAAGCCATCGACAGCGACGGCTGGTTGCACACCGGCGATGTCGGGCGCCTTGATGCCGCCGGCAACCTGATCATCACCGATCGCCTCAAGGACATGTTTATCGTCGGCGGCTTTAACTGCTACCCGGCGGAGATCGAAGCGGCGCTGATCCGCCATCCGGCCATTGCCCAGGTCGCGGTGGTGGGCATTGCCGATGAGCGCATGGGCGAGGTTGGCTGCGCCTGTGTGGTGTTGCGCGACGGCGCGCTGCTGGACGAAGCGCAATTGATCGCCTGGAGCCGTGAGCAGATGGCCAATTACAAGGTGCCGCGCCAGGTGCGGTTCTTCAGCGCCTTGCCGCTGAACCCGTCGAGCAAGGTCGCGAAGAACGAATTGCGCGCGGCGCTGGCCGACGCGGTGGTCTGA